A single genomic interval of Picosynechococcus sp. PCC 7003 harbors:
- a CDS encoding DUF29 domain-containing protein, producing MEKALYDRDFLVWIEKTVEELKAQNFAALDLEHLIDEVESLGKREKRELKSRLITLFEHLLKRHYVPMPECYRGWDVTIRRTQSKLKDLLADSPSLSHLLEEIYLDCYQEAIANMQLEYDVKFPQDYPFLSPPQNLLN from the coding sequence ATGGAAAAAGCGCTCTATGATCGTGATTTTTTGGTGTGGATCGAGAAAACTGTCGAGGAACTTAAAGCTCAAAATTTTGCAGCCCTGGATTTAGAACACTTAATTGATGAGGTGGAATCCTTGGGGAAACGGGAAAAACGTGAACTCAAAAGTCGCTTAATTACGCTATTTGAGCATCTCCTAAAGCGCCACTATGTCCCTATGCCTGAATGTTATCGGGGTTGGGATGTAACGATTCGGAGAACTCAATCTAAATTAAAAGATTTGTTAGCAGATTCTCCTAGTTTGAGTCATTTACTCGAAGAAATTTACCTGGATTGTTATCAGGAAGCTATAGCCAATATGCAACTTGAATATGATGTGAAATTTCCCCAGGATTATCCTTTTCTTAGTCCCCCACAAAACCTATTGAATTAA
- a CDS encoding site-2 protease family protein: MNGNFRVGNLFGIPFYINISWFIVLVLVTLNFGGGLASQFPALGINALILGLVAGLLLFASVLLHELGHSYAAIRQGIGVNSITLFLFGGLANLDEEAKTPGGAFWIAVAGPLVSLALFIALFLLTGSGVLSGPPAAIAGLLAYINLILATFNMIPGLPLDGGNVLKSIVWKLTGNRFTGTIWASRVGQFIGWTAIILGALSILGISNVGSFWTLIIGWFLLQNAGRSAQSATIQSALSGLTAADAVVKDSPIISAETTLRDLANSAIRSGNQWKRFLVQDETGQLLGEVHLDVLRAVPTNDWPHNQVRDFIKSVPAENQVQSDLSLLDVAAKLEQQGLQALAVIQTNGTLVGLLEKSAIIKLLQSSQQEAKVQSA; encoded by the coding sequence ATGAACGGCAATTTTCGGGTGGGGAATTTATTTGGGATTCCCTTCTACATCAATATTTCTTGGTTTATTGTTCTGGTGCTCGTTACCCTAAACTTTGGCGGCGGCCTGGCGTCTCAGTTTCCGGCCCTCGGCATCAACGCCTTAATTTTAGGATTAGTAGCAGGTTTGCTCCTGTTTGCTTCTGTATTACTCCACGAGTTGGGCCACAGTTATGCGGCGATTCGCCAAGGAATTGGTGTAAACTCCATCACCCTATTCCTGTTCGGGGGACTCGCCAACCTTGATGAGGAAGCGAAAACTCCCGGTGGTGCATTCTGGATTGCCGTAGCAGGGCCGCTTGTGAGTTTGGCTCTATTTATCGCGCTTTTCCTCTTAACGGGTAGCGGTGTCCTGAGTGGGCCGCCAGCGGCGATCGCCGGATTGTTGGCTTACATCAACTTAATCTTGGCCACCTTTAATATGATCCCTGGTCTACCCCTTGATGGTGGTAACGTCCTCAAATCCATCGTCTGGAAACTGACGGGGAACCGCTTCACCGGCACGATCTGGGCCAGCCGTGTTGGTCAGTTCATCGGTTGGACAGCGATTATTCTCGGTGCATTATCTATCCTTGGTATTTCTAATGTGGGTAGCTTCTGGACACTGATTATTGGTTGGTTCTTACTCCAAAACGCGGGTCGTTCTGCTCAATCTGCCACCATTCAATCAGCCCTCTCTGGTTTAACGGCCGCTGATGCAGTGGTTAAAGACAGTCCGATTATCTCAGCAGAAACGACGCTACGGGATTTAGCAAACAGTGCTATTCGCTCTGGTAACCAGTGGAAACGCTTCCTAGTCCAGGACGAAACAGGTCAATTGCTCGGTGAGGTGCACCTTGATGTTCTCCGCGCAGTGCCTACCAATGACTGGCCCCACAATCAAGTGCGTGATTTCATCAAATCTGTCCCTGCGGAAAATCAAGTCCAGTCTGATTTGTCACTCTTAGATGTGGCCGCCAAACTCGAACAACAAGGTTTGCAAGCCCTCGCCGTCATCCAGACCAATGGAACTCTTGTGGGACTCCTAGAGAAGTCCGCGATCATTAAACTATTGCAAAGCAGTCAGCAGGAGGCAAAAGTCCAGTCTGCTTAA
- the alaS gene encoding alanine--tRNA ligase, whose translation MSSVPPVLSGSEIRSKFLEFFNQRQHPILPSASLVPEDPTVLLTIAGMLPFKPIFLGQQDAPSPRATTSQKCIRTNDIENVGRTARHHTFFEMLGNFSFGDYFKEQAIAWAWELSTEVFQLDPKNIVVSVFREDDEAFDIWRDQVGVPEKRIIRMGEEDNFWKSGPTGPCGPCSELYYDFKPELGDDDIDLEDDTRFIEYYNLVFMQYNRDAEGNLTPLQNKNIDTGMGLERMAQILQRVPNNYETDLIFPIIETAAKAAGIHYEKADEKTKVSLKVIGDHVRSVVHMIADGITASNTDRGYVLRRLIRRVVRHGRLIGIEGNFINQVAETAIQLSETAYSNTRERESFIKQELEREENNFLKTLERGEKLLAEIISKEKKQISGVDAFTLFDTFGFPFELTQEIAEENGLTVDAEGYKAEMKKQQERSKAAHETIDLTVQGSLDELAEHIHPTAFLGYTDLQSQVKIEAVLVDGHRVEQAEAGAEIQLICDQTPFYAESGGQIGDRGYFSGENLVVRITDVQKESGFFVHYGKVERGVLNVGETLNATIDRACRRRAQANHTATHLLQAALKNIVDDSISQAGSLVDFDRLRFDFNCPRALTPAELTQIEDQINTWIAEAHDSQVTVMPIAEAKAKGAVAMFGEKYGEEVRVVDFPDVSMELCGGTHVKNTAEIGLFKIISETGISSGIRRIEAVAGAAVLEYLKVRDQVVKELGDKFKAKPEEITERVENIQTELRNTQKELEKVKGELAIAKSEALVSQAETVGDFKILVENMGDLDAKALQTAAERLQQKLGNAAVVLASTPEDGKVSLVAAFSEGIYKDKKLQAGKFIGGIAKLCGGGGGGRPNLAQAGGRDASKLPEALQTAKQQLLDALG comes from the coding sequence ATGTCTAGTGTGCCTCCTGTCCTGAGCGGAAGTGAAATTCGGTCAAAATTTTTAGAGTTTTTCAACCAGCGGCAACACCCCATCCTCCCCAGTGCTTCCCTTGTGCCGGAGGATCCCACGGTACTTTTGACCATTGCGGGGATGTTACCGTTTAAGCCGATTTTCCTCGGACAGCAGGACGCCCCTAGCCCCCGCGCCACCACCTCCCAAAAATGTATCCGCACCAATGACATTGAGAACGTAGGCCGCACCGCCCGGCACCATACTTTCTTTGAGATGCTCGGAAATTTTAGTTTTGGGGACTATTTCAAAGAACAGGCGATCGCCTGGGCATGGGAACTGTCCACAGAAGTATTTCAGCTTGACCCGAAAAATATTGTCGTTAGCGTGTTCCGTGAAGACGATGAAGCCTTTGATATTTGGCGTGATCAAGTCGGTGTGCCCGAAAAACGAATTATCCGCATGGGTGAGGAAGACAATTTCTGGAAATCTGGCCCCACTGGCCCCTGTGGCCCCTGTTCCGAGTTGTACTATGACTTCAAACCAGAGTTGGGAGATGATGACATTGATCTAGAGGATGATACCCGGTTTATCGAGTATTACAACCTCGTTTTCATGCAATATAATCGCGACGCTGAAGGCAATTTAACCCCCCTCCAAAATAAAAATATTGATACAGGGATGGGGTTGGAGCGGATGGCGCAAATTCTTCAGCGCGTCCCCAACAACTATGAAACAGATCTGATTTTTCCGATTATTGAAACTGCCGCCAAAGCCGCCGGAATTCACTACGAAAAAGCGGACGAAAAAACAAAAGTTTCGTTAAAAGTCATTGGCGATCATGTGCGCTCTGTTGTCCATATGATTGCCGACGGGATTACTGCTTCTAATACCGATCGGGGTTACGTATTACGCCGTTTAATTCGGCGGGTGGTGCGTCATGGTCGGTTGATTGGCATTGAAGGCAATTTTATTAATCAAGTGGCAGAAACCGCGATTCAACTCTCTGAAACTGCCTACTCCAATACCCGTGAGCGGGAAAGTTTTATCAAGCAGGAATTAGAGCGGGAAGAAAACAATTTCCTGAAAACTTTAGAGCGGGGTGAAAAACTGCTTGCAGAAATTATTTCAAAAGAAAAAAAACAAATTTCTGGGGTTGATGCTTTTACCCTATTTGATACGTTTGGTTTTCCCTTTGAATTGACCCAAGAAATCGCTGAAGAAAACGGTTTAACGGTTGATGCTGAAGGCTACAAAGCGGAGATGAAAAAGCAGCAAGAACGTTCTAAAGCCGCCCATGAAACCATTGATTTAACTGTCCAAGGAAGCCTTGATGAATTAGCTGAACATATTCATCCGACGGCATTTTTGGGCTATACCGATCTGCAATCCCAAGTGAAAATTGAAGCGGTTTTAGTGGATGGGCATCGGGTTGAACAGGCGGAGGCTGGTGCGGAAATACAGCTCATTTGTGACCAAACACCTTTCTACGCGGAATCTGGGGGACAAATTGGCGATCGCGGTTATTTTTCGGGCGAGAATCTCGTGGTTCGCATTACCGATGTGCAGAAAGAATCGGGATTTTTTGTTCACTATGGCAAGGTGGAACGGGGTGTTTTAAACGTTGGTGAAACCCTTAATGCCACGATCGATCGGGCTTGTCGTCGGCGTGCCCAAGCGAATCACACCGCAACCCATTTGTTGCAAGCAGCCTTGAAAAATATTGTGGATGATTCCATCTCCCAGGCGGGTTCTTTAGTGGACTTTGATCGCCTCCGGTTTGACTTTAATTGTCCTCGGGCTTTAACACCGGCTGAATTAACGCAAATTGAGGATCAAATTAATACTTGGATCGCTGAAGCCCATGATAGTCAAGTGACAGTGATGCCCATCGCTGAAGCGAAAGCAAAAGGGGCAGTGGCAATGTTCGGGGAAAAATATGGGGAAGAAGTCCGAGTGGTCGATTTCCCCGATGTTTCGATGGAACTTTGTGGCGGTACCCATGTTAAAAATACCGCTGAAATTGGTCTGTTTAAGATTATCTCTGAAACGGGTATTTCTTCTGGTATTCGCCGCATTGAAGCGGTTGCCGGAGCCGCTGTTTTAGAATATTTAAAAGTCCGCGATCAAGTGGTGAAAGAATTGGGTGATAAGTTTAAAGCCAAGCCCGAAGAAATCACTGAACGGGTGGAGAATATTCAAACTGAACTCCGCAATACCCAGAAAGAACTAGAGAAAGTGAAGGGAGAACTGGCGATCGCCAAATCGGAAGCCCTTGTCAGCCAAGCGGAAACCGTCGGTGACTTTAAGATCCTCGTGGAAAATATGGGGGATCTCGATGCCAAAGCCCTGCAAACTGCCGCCGAACGTTTACAACAAAAACTCGGTAATGCAGCGGTGGTCTTAGCCTCCACCCCAGAAGACGGCAAAGTTTCCTTGGTGGCAGCCTTTAGCGAAGGCATTTATAAAGACAAAAAGCTGCAAGCCGGTAAATTCATCGGCGGCATCGCTAAACTCTGCGGCGGTGGCGGCGGCGGTCGTCCGAATCTTGCTCAGGCCGGGGGACGGGATGCCAGTAAATTACCAGAAGCCCTCCAAACCGCAAAACAACAATTGCTTGATGCTCTGGGTTAA
- a CDS encoding pre-16S rRNA-processing nuclease YqgF, translating into MSIYLGFDPGRDKCGLAALDGQGQLLNHGVIAADQAPNIAKEWCQQYGVSLVVMGNQTTAKEWHQKLSAILPQGLAIAFVNERNSTLEARDRYWQMYPPNLFQRLLPQGMRLPPRPIDDIVAILLVERYLKQP; encoded by the coding sequence ATGAGCATTTATCTTGGGTTTGACCCAGGTCGTGACAAATGTGGCCTTGCGGCGCTGGATGGCCAAGGGCAATTGTTGAACCACGGTGTCATTGCTGCGGATCAAGCACCCAACATTGCGAAAGAATGGTGCCAACAGTATGGCGTTTCCCTGGTGGTCATGGGCAATCAAACAACGGCCAAAGAATGGCACCAAAAACTAAGCGCTATTTTGCCCCAGGGGCTGGCGATCGCCTTTGTGAATGAACGCAACAGCACCCTCGAAGCCCGTGATCGCTATTGGCAGATGTATCCACCCAATCTATTTCAGAGATTACTCCCCCAAGGAATGCGCCTGCCCCCCCGACCTATCGATGATATCGTGGCGATTTTATTGGTTGAACGCTATCTCAAACAGCCATAG
- a CDS encoding DUF3084 domain-containing protein: MTSAFVLIFSVLILGGILAALGDRLGSKVGKARLTLFNLRPKQTAVVVTVMTGTVIAASTLGLLFGLSKSLRQGVFQLDEILAQRRQELMDVTAEKEKIEKELQAARDDRLEAEQDLQEIEAKFETAQTQLEGFREQASVLQADINALTTEQTTLRQQRDRLQAQSETLRAQLNQQNTIIEERSQQIEALEAQQSELQAEINQRDGRIAELDQAIAQKDQVLTGLENQIGSLEEQIDILEANYINFRSGNVALTTGQVLAFGVVRIIDPKAATQAVDQLLREANRNAIIATGGVNPDFEARVVQITNAQVQQLLGQIADGRDYVVRLLAAGNYLQGEGSVQVFADVTLNEQVFRAGEVIATLSLEELSVQNPSAARRPVDFLLGAAQFRARRAGVLGDIQVKDGNVGHIIDFVEALNNAPEPITEIRAIAIENGFTAGPLRLELVGLNNGRIVIRQ, from the coding sequence ATGACCAGTGCTTTTGTACTAATTTTTTCGGTTTTAATCTTGGGGGGCATCCTGGCAGCACTGGGCGATCGCCTGGGTAGTAAGGTCGGCAAAGCGCGGCTGACGTTATTTAATCTACGGCCAAAACAAACGGCGGTGGTCGTCACGGTCATGACGGGGACAGTGATCGCCGCCAGCACCTTGGGCTTATTGTTCGGGTTGAGTAAGTCTTTGCGCCAGGGGGTTTTTCAGTTGGATGAAATCCTCGCCCAGCGGCGACAAGAGTTGATGGATGTGACGGCAGAAAAGGAAAAGATTGAAAAGGAATTGCAAGCTGCCAGGGACGATCGCCTAGAGGCAGAACAAGATTTACAGGAGATTGAAGCAAAATTTGAAACAGCCCAAACCCAACTAGAAGGCTTTCGGGAACAGGCCAGTGTCCTCCAGGCCGATATTAATGCGCTCACCACAGAACAAACGACCCTGCGACAACAGCGCGATCGCCTCCAGGCCCAAAGCGAAACCCTCCGCGCCCAACTGAATCAACAAAACACCATTATTGAGGAGCGCTCCCAGCAGATTGAAGCCTTAGAAGCCCAACAAAGTGAACTCCAAGCCGAGATCAACCAGCGCGATGGTCGCATTGCCGAACTCGACCAGGCGATCGCCCAAAAGGATCAAGTGCTCACGGGCCTAGAAAATCAAATTGGCTCCCTAGAAGAGCAAATTGATATCCTCGAAGCCAACTACATCAATTTCCGCAGCGGGAATGTGGCCCTCACCACGGGGCAGGTCTTAGCCTTTGGCGTGGTGCGGATTATCGATCCCAAAGCAGCGACCCAGGCCGTTGATCAGCTGCTCCGGGAAGCGAATCGTAATGCAATCATTGCCACCGGGGGCGTTAATCCTGATTTTGAGGCGCGGGTGGTGCAAATTACCAATGCCCAGGTGCAACAACTTCTTGGGCAAATTGCCGATGGTCGGGACTATGTGGTGCGTCTCCTGGCAGCGGGGAACTATCTCCAGGGGGAAGGTTCCGTTCAAGTATTTGCGGATGTGACTTTAAATGAGCAGGTTTTTCGGGCGGGGGAAGTGATTGCCACTTTATCTTTAGAGGAGCTCAGTGTGCAAAATCCGAGCGCCGCCCGCCGTCCAGTGGATTTCTTGTTGGGGGCAGCGCAATTCCGGGCACGACGAGCGGGTGTCCTGGGGGATATTCAGGTAAAAGATGGCAATGTGGGCCACATCATTGATTTCGTCGAAGCCCTCAACAACGCGCCAGAACCCATCACAGAAATTCGGGCGATCGCCATCGAAAACGGCTTTACGGCAGGGCCGCTCCGCTTAGAATTGGTGGGGCTGAATAACGGTAGAATCGTCATCAGACAGTAG
- the ntcA gene encoding global nitrogen regulator NtcA has product MMYNPDFNQPPFSSANPVPELPATQITDLATAFRQFHSGPFPPVVENYDRGKTIFFPGDPAERVYFLLKGAVRLSRVYEAGEEITVALLRENSVFGVLSLLTGQKSDRFYHAVAFTPVELLSAPIEQVQKALNEHPELAMLMLKGLSSRILQTEMMIETLAHRDMGSRLVSFLLILCRDFGVPTDEGIRIDLKLSHQAIAEAIGSTRVTVTRLLGELREQDMISIYKKKITVHDPVNLSQQFA; this is encoded by the coding sequence ATGATGTACAACCCTGACTTCAACCAACCTCCTTTTTCTTCTGCCAATCCAGTGCCTGAATTACCTGCGACTCAAATTACAGACCTTGCGACGGCGTTTCGTCAGTTTCACAGTGGCCCCTTCCCACCCGTCGTGGAGAACTATGACCGGGGCAAGACGATCTTTTTTCCGGGGGATCCAGCGGAACGGGTTTATTTCCTCCTGAAAGGGGCTGTCCGTTTGTCCCGGGTCTACGAAGCGGGGGAAGAAATTACGGTGGCCCTCCTCCGAGAGAACAGTGTCTTTGGGGTTTTATCGCTACTCACGGGACAAAAATCGGATCGCTTTTACCATGCGGTGGCTTTTACGCCAGTGGAGTTGTTGTCGGCTCCCATTGAGCAGGTGCAAAAGGCTCTTAATGAACACCCAGAACTGGCGATGTTAATGCTAAAGGGGTTGTCGTCGCGCATTTTGCAAACGGAGATGATGATCGAAACTCTAGCTCACCGGGACATGGGCTCGCGCCTCGTGAGTTTCCTGTTGATTCTCTGTCGAGATTTCGGGGTGCCGACCGATGAAGGGATTCGTATCGATCTCAAGCTATCCCACCAGGCGATCGCCGAAGCAATTGGCTCAACGCGGGTGACAGTGACGCGCCTCCTGGGGGAACTTCGAGAACAGGACATGATTTCGATTTATAAGAAAAAAATTACCGTCCATGACCCCGTAAACCTGAGTCAACAGTTCGCTTAA
- the fabI gene encoding enoyl-ACP reductase FabI, translating to MLDLTGKNALVTGIANNKSIAWGIAQQLHAAGANIGVTYLPDDKGRFEKKVGELVAPLNPSLFLPCNVQDDAQVDQVFESVKKEWGKLDILIHCLAFANREDLTGDFSDTSRDGFNTALDISAYSLTRLARGAKTVMTEGGAIVTLTYLGGVKVIPNYNVMGVAKSALEMSVRYLAADLGPSNIRVNAISAGPIRTLASSAVGGILDMIHHVEATAPLRRTVTQKEVGNAAAFLCSDLSSGVTGQVLYVDSGYEIMGM from the coding sequence ATGCTTGATTTAACTGGAAAAAATGCCCTAGTCACTGGGATTGCAAATAACAAATCCATTGCCTGGGGGATCGCCCAACAATTACATGCCGCCGGGGCGAATATTGGGGTCACTTATCTCCCCGATGACAAAGGACGGTTTGAGAAAAAAGTAGGTGAGCTTGTTGCGCCCCTCAACCCTTCTCTTTTCCTCCCCTGTAATGTGCAAGATGATGCCCAGGTGGATCAAGTGTTTGAGTCTGTCAAAAAAGAGTGGGGCAAGTTAGATATTTTGATCCACTGTCTTGCCTTTGCGAATCGCGAAGATTTGACGGGTGATTTTAGTGATACTTCGCGGGATGGTTTTAATACGGCCCTCGACATTAGTGCCTATTCTTTAACGCGTCTCGCCCGGGGTGCCAAAACAGTGATGACAGAAGGGGGCGCGATTGTAACCCTAACTTACCTGGGTGGGGTGAAGGTTATCCCCAATTACAATGTGATGGGTGTGGCAAAGTCGGCTCTCGAAATGAGTGTGCGTTACTTGGCGGCGGACCTCGGCCCCAGTAATATTCGCGTGAATGCAATTTCGGCCGGCCCGATCCGGACTTTGGCGTCTTCAGCGGTGGGTGGCATCCTCGATATGATTCACCATGTGGAAGCAACGGCTCCTTTGCGCCGAACCGTAACCCAAAAGGAAGTGGGTAATGCGGCGGCGTTCCTCTGTAGTGATCTTTCGAGTGGGGTCACAGGTCAAGTGCTCTATGTGGATTCTGGCTACGAAATCATGGGGATGTAA
- the rsmH gene encoding 16S rRNA (cytosine(1402)-N(4))-methyltransferase RsmH — protein sequence MAEAFKHISVLREELVAGLGVKPGGHYLDVTLGGGGHTALILQQYPDVRVTGVDRDGQAIAAASERLKEFGDRFRAVRSNFGEYNPQGEKFDGIIADLGVSSVQFDQGDRGFSFRMDAPLDMRMDQRQSLTAADIVNTYEEKALANLFYEYGDERLSRQIAKKIAMKRPIQTTKELEEIVFYTYHPKARKAKIHPATRVFQALRIAVNGELDALQYLLVNAPQWLKPQGRLGIISFHSLEDRLVKNAFRQREIWRVLTKKPIVASDEEVDQNPRARSAKLRFAELKEAAE from the coding sequence ATGGCGGAAGCGTTTAAGCATATTTCGGTGTTGAGAGAAGAGTTGGTGGCGGGCTTGGGAGTAAAACCGGGGGGCCATTACCTGGATGTGACCCTGGGCGGCGGCGGCCATACAGCATTGATTTTGCAGCAGTATCCCGATGTGCGCGTTACGGGAGTGGATCGGGATGGTCAGGCGATCGCCGCTGCGTCAGAACGATTAAAAGAATTTGGCGATCGCTTTCGGGCGGTGCGGTCAAATTTTGGCGAATATAATCCCCAAGGAGAAAAATTTGATGGGATTATCGCGGATCTTGGGGTGAGTTCCGTACAGTTTGATCAAGGCGATCGCGGCTTTAGTTTTCGAATGGATGCGCCCCTCGATATGCGTATGGATCAACGGCAAAGCTTAACAGCGGCGGATATTGTCAACACCTATGAAGAAAAAGCGTTGGCGAATCTGTTCTATGAGTATGGTGATGAACGTTTGTCACGACAAATTGCCAAAAAAATAGCCATGAAACGCCCGATTCAGACAACTAAAGAATTAGAAGAAATCGTGTTTTATACCTATCATCCCAAGGCCAGAAAAGCGAAAATCCATCCGGCAACAAGGGTTTTTCAAGCATTACGTATTGCCGTAAATGGTGAACTCGATGCGCTGCAATATCTATTAGTCAATGCCCCCCAATGGCTCAAACCCCAAGGCAGATTAGGGATTATTAGTTTTCATAGCCTCGAAGATCGTCTGGTTAAAAATGCGTTTCGACAGCGGGAAATTTGGCGGGTACTCACCAAAAAGCCGATTGTTGCCAGTGATGAAGAAGTTGATCAGAATCCCCGGGCACGATCCGCAAAGTTGCGTTTTGCTGAGTTAAAAGAAGCCGCAGAATAG